In the genome of Candidatus Cloacimonadota bacterium, one region contains:
- a CDS encoding NFACT RNA binding domain-containing protein: MKYNYLAAWTRKIDLKNAVLDKIFMHQNAMYICLAKGAALAIVLSPQDSFIYYHNCIELPKKTPELWLQLAGSSITNIAIKPDDRIIYIECRQKDIYGDVHNYELICELMPPKPNVILFNKDKGLIQDALYKYSLADNPMRMVLVNQPYYPPQTSFTPDTSQTLEIPKESTAKSINEYFATRHQQILLPNDQVKSTQQKIKILSKEIKRLKKKLDMQGMDLANALKMDYYKACAEAIKPNMHLIEPGDDTLEVTNYLDPHLAKISVPLLSDRSPQQNLHYYIKKYQKAKNGKSIIELNIKRTEAEIEAVKALQKRLEQGEDIDLDTHKNSGGIAHKQNQIDRILQLRINAGWHIYIGRKARENDFITTKLGKAHDWWFHSRIYRGAHVLLRNYHKQEPPPSLIQICCALAAWYSQAKFSINVPVDYTQIRFVRKPKGSAAGFVTYTNYKTIFANPKDIRSIKEELEL, encoded by the coding sequence ATGAAATATAACTATCTAGCCGCTTGGACCCGTAAAATAGATTTGAAAAATGCTGTCTTAGACAAAATATTCATGCATCAGAATGCAATGTATATTTGTTTGGCAAAAGGGGCAGCATTGGCAATTGTGCTTAGCCCTCAAGATAGTTTTATCTACTATCATAACTGTATTGAATTGCCTAAAAAAACGCCCGAACTCTGGCTGCAACTTGCTGGTTCTTCTATTACGAATATCGCCATTAAACCTGATGACCGCATCATCTATATCGAATGTAGGCAGAAAGATATTTATGGAGATGTGCACAATTACGAATTGATCTGTGAATTGATGCCACCCAAACCTAACGTTATTCTGTTTAATAAAGATAAAGGTTTAATACAAGATGCTTTATATAAATACTCCTTAGCAGATAACCCAATGCGCATGGTTTTGGTAAATCAGCCCTACTATCCCCCGCAAACGAGTTTTACTCCAGACACTTCGCAAACACTTGAGATACCAAAAGAATCTACGGCAAAAAGCATAAATGAGTATTTTGCCACAAGACATCAGCAGATACTATTACCAAACGATCAGGTCAAAAGCACTCAGCAAAAAATAAAGATTTTGAGCAAGGAGATAAAGCGCCTAAAGAAAAAGCTTGATATGCAGGGTATGGATTTGGCAAATGCCCTCAAGATGGATTATTACAAAGCATGTGCTGAAGCAATAAAACCCAATATGCATCTAATTGAGCCGGGTGATGACACTCTTGAGGTAACAAACTATCTGGATCCGCATTTGGCAAAGATATCAGTTCCCTTGCTTTCGGATAGAAGCCCACAGCAAAACCTGCACTATTACATCAAGAAGTATCAAAAAGCTAAAAACGGAAAGAGTATTATAGAGCTAAACATAAAACGTACTGAAGCAGAAATAGAGGCAGTAAAAGCCTTGCAGAAGCGTCTTGAACAAGGTGAAGACATCGATCTTGATACGCATAAAAACAGTGGTGGCATAGCCCACAAGCAAAACCAGATTGACCGTATCTTACAACTACGCATAAATGCTGGCTGGCATATCTACATTGGCAGAAAAGCCAGAGAAAACGATTTTATTACCACAAAGCTTGGCAAAGCGCACGATTGGTGGTTTCACAGCCGAATTTATCGGGGTGCTCACGTACTGTTAAGAAACTACCATAAACAAGAGCCACCGCCAAGCCTCATTCAGATATGTTGCGCTCTTGCCGCATGGTATTCGCAAGCAAAGTTTTCCATAAATGTGCCCGTAGATTATACTCAAATCCGATTTGTTCGCAAACCTAAAGGCAGCGCCGCCGGTTTTGTTACTTATACAAACTATAAAACTATTTTTGCAAATCCCAAAGATATCCGCAGCATCAAAGAGGAACTGGAACTGTGA
- a CDS encoding NAD-dependent epimerase/dehydratase family protein gives MKNILVIGAAGQIGSELVPYLRNIYGEKNVVATYNHTPLPQDITEAGPSEKMNATEGNSMNEVVKKYNIDTIFNLVAVLSAKGEANPAQSWKINMDTTFNCLEIMKEVKGAVFTPSSIGAFGPTTPLDNTPQDTIMRPTTIYGISKVAGELLGDYYHLKYGVDARGLRYPGIISNVTLPGGGTTDYAVEIYYDAIKNKRYVCNLPAGTFLDMMYMPDALRSAVQLMEADPAKLVHRNCFNVTAMSFDPEIIAAAIRKHIPEFVLEYNVDPIKKLIADSWPNSMDDSAARNEWGWKPEYDLDSMTRDMIEKVSAKQKK, from the coding sequence ATGAAGAATATCCTCGTGATCGGTGCTGCCGGACAAATCGGTTCGGAGCTTGTTCCCTACCTCAGAAACATTTATGGTGAAAAAAATGTTGTAGCCACATACAATCACACTCCCCTCCCTCAAGACATTACGGAGGCAGGACCTTCGGAAAAAATGAATGCCACGGAAGGCAATTCTATGAATGAAGTGGTTAAGAAGTACAATATCGATACTATCTTCAATTTGGTTGCAGTTCTTTCTGCTAAAGGCGAAGCTAACCCTGCTCAAAGCTGGAAAATCAATATGGATACTACGTTCAATTGCCTGGAGATCATGAAGGAAGTAAAAGGTGCGGTTTTCACACCATCGTCAATTGGTGCTTTTGGCCCTACTACTCCGTTAGATAATACCCCACAGGATACTATCATGCGCCCCACCACTATCTATGGCATCTCAAAAGTTGCCGGTGAACTTTTGGGAGATTATTATCATTTGAAGTATGGCGTTGATGCTCGCGGCTTGAGATATCCCGGCATTATTTCCAACGTAACCTTACCAGGAGGCGGAACTACAGATTATGCAGTAGAGATTTATTACGATGCAATTAAGAATAAGCGCTATGTATGCAATCTGCCAGCGGGAACATTTTTGGATATGATGTATATGCCAGATGCTCTTCGCAGTGCAGTACAGCTTATGGAAGCAGATCCCGCCAAATTGGTGCACAGAAACTGTTTTAACGTAACTGCCATGAGTTTTGACCCCGAAATTATTGCTGCAGCAATACGTAAACACATACCGGAATTCGTTTTAGAGTATAATGTGGATCCCATCAAAAAATTAATTGCCGATAGCTGGCCAAACAGTATGGACGATTCTGCCGCCCGCAATGAATGGGGTTGGAAACCTGAATATGATTTGGATAGCATGACCCGCGACATGATCGAAAAGGTTTCGGCAAAACAAAAAAAATAG
- a CDS encoding ferritin family protein, whose protein sequence is MALKEQLVNSIKKAMQGEMDSVNLYQDAAEKSNDSDVKEFFLSRKEEERRHYNYLLDYYQQLTNNLKPEDISDKLEKENMQKSIFSESFVRRIGEDQALFSAISTALLLEKDSIDHYHKCEQETDILTLKSFFSLLAKWEMKHYEELADIQKEAERFYWQANNFEPF, encoded by the coding sequence ATGGCACTGAAAGAACAACTAGTTAATTCGATAAAGAAAGCGATGCAAGGAGAAATGGATAGCGTAAACTTGTATCAGGATGCAGCAGAAAAAAGTAACGACAGCGATGTTAAAGAATTCTTCTTGAGCCGTAAAGAAGAAGAACGCCGCCATTACAACTATCTTTTGGATTATTATCAGCAACTAACCAACAACTTGAAACCGGAAGACATTAGCGATAAACTGGAAAAAGAGAATATGCAGAAAAGCATTTTTTCCGAGTCTTTTGTGCGGCGCATTGGTGAAGATCAGGCTTTATTCTCGGCAATATCTACTGCATTACTTTTAGAGAAAGATTCTATAGACCACTACCATAAATGCGAACAAGAAACAGATATTCTTACTCTAAAATCATTTTTCTCGCTATTGGCAAAATGGGAAATGAAACACTACGAGGAGCTTGCAGATATCCAAAAAGAAGCCGAACGCTTTTATTGGCAAGCCAACAACTTTGAACCATTCTAA
- a CDS encoding Gfo/Idh/MocA family oxidoreductase, whose amino-acid sequence MLKIGVVGVGHLGQHHARKFMAIKDASLSGIYDKKSSRAKDIAKTLNAARFESYDALLDVCDAVDIAATTSSHYELAVKALNAGKHIFLEKPITGKLEEAYELLELADKNNLKIQVGHIERFNPVIMKVENEIKDPVFIESTRISTFHSRGTDVPVVLDVMIHDIDLILSFVHSPIKQIHASGIGILTPSIDIANARIEFENGAIANVTSSRVSLKQERKIRFFQKDCYITLDFQSKQAKVIKKSPHVMKYLPKIMMGATDIDPAKLVDQELFDCTDSPKDALTMELESWVEAILQNKKPVVDGHAGTKALEVAVQIIKIINEQVKKSKIKV is encoded by the coding sequence ATGTTAAAGATCGGCGTAGTAGGTGTTGGGCATCTTGGTCAGCATCATGCCAGAAAATTTATGGCCATAAAAGATGCTTCTCTTTCGGGCATATACGATAAAAAAAGTAGCCGTGCAAAGGATATTGCCAAAACCTTGAACGCAGCGAGATTTGAAAGTTACGATGCTCTGCTCGATGTCTGCGATGCTGTGGATATAGCTGCCACAACATCATCTCACTATGAATTGGCAGTAAAAGCCTTGAATGCAGGCAAACACATCTTTTTGGAGAAACCAATCACCGGCAAACTGGAAGAAGCTTATGAGCTTCTGGAGCTTGCTGATAAGAACAACCTAAAGATTCAAGTGGGTCATATTGAACGCTTTAATCCGGTAATCATGAAAGTGGAAAATGAGATTAAAGATCCCGTTTTTATCGAATCTACCCGTATTTCTACTTTTCACAGCAGAGGAACAGATGTGCCCGTTGTGTTGGATGTAATGATTCACGATATAGATCTCATCTTGAGTTTTGTGCATAGCCCCATCAAGCAAATTCACGCTTCCGGTATTGGTATCCTCACACCCTCTATAGACATCGCTAATGCGCGCATAGAATTTGAAAATGGAGCAATAGCGAATGTAACTTCCTCAAGAGTATCACTAAAACAGGAACGTAAAATACGTTTTTTCCAAAAGGATTGCTATATCACTCTGGATTTTCAGAGTAAACAAGCAAAAGTTATTAAGAAAAGTCCTCATGTGATGAAGTATTTGCCCAAAATTATGATGGGTGCTACCGATATTGACCCCGCTAAACTGGTGGATCAGGAACTTTTTGATTGCACAGACAGCCCCAAAGATGCACTTACAATGGAGCTGGAATCTTGGGTGGAAGCTATTTTACAAAATAAAAAACCCGTAGTGGATGGACATGCCGGAACAAAGGCTTTGGAAGTTGCAGTACAGATTATAAAAATTATAAATGAACAAGTAAAAAAAAGCAAAATTAAGGTTTGA
- the asnS gene encoding asparagine--tRNA ligase: protein MQDTFVKDIAQFVDKEVRLKGWVRNIRHSGKLLFIIFRDGSGEMQAVAFKPDLGEELFDKAKSLTLESSLILTGIPKAHQKIAGAYELSVTGIEIVQLADEYPISKKEHGPDFLLSNRHLWIRSPKQWAILRLRHTIYYAICEYLNDNGFFRFDSPILTPNACEGTTTLFELEYFDEGMAYLSQSGQLYLETGIMSLGRVYDFGPVFRAERSKTRKHLTEFWMMDAEAAYVEHEENMAIQEGLIRHVIRTVLTKCDKELDILERDKEQLKAADTPFKRMTHYEAIEYLRSNGSEIDHQSDLGAADEVMLTEGSAVPIFIERWPKVIKAFYMRRAPEDENLVLGSDLIAPEGFGEIIGGSERETDYEALLKRMKEEKMDLEAYQWFLDLRKYGSVPHSGFGIGLERLVTWMSGTHHIRETIPFPRMIYRIYP from the coding sequence ATGCAGGATACATTTGTAAAGGATATAGCCCAATTTGTGGACAAAGAAGTACGGCTTAAGGGCTGGGTGCGAAACATCCGCCATAGCGGGAAACTGCTGTTCATCATCTTTCGTGATGGCAGTGGTGAAATGCAAGCAGTAGCTTTCAAGCCAGATTTGGGAGAAGAGCTTTTTGACAAAGCCAAGAGCCTAACCCTAGAATCCAGTCTAATTTTAACAGGAATTCCCAAAGCTCATCAGAAGATAGCCGGCGCCTACGAATTAAGTGTTACCGGCATAGAAATAGTTCAACTCGCCGATGAATACCCCATCAGTAAAAAAGAACACGGACCGGATTTCCTGCTTTCTAATAGGCATCTATGGATTCGCTCTCCCAAGCAATGGGCAATATTGAGGCTCCGACATACCATATATTACGCTATCTGTGAATATTTGAATGATAATGGATTCTTTCGCTTCGATTCGCCCATTCTTACACCCAATGCCTGTGAAGGTACCACCACGCTATTTGAATTGGAATACTTCGATGAAGGTATGGCGTATCTTTCGCAATCTGGACAATTGTATTTGGAAACTGGGATTATGAGTTTGGGTAGGGTCTATGATTTTGGTCCCGTCTTCCGCGCAGAACGCTCAAAAACACGTAAGCATCTTACAGAGTTTTGGATGATGGATGCCGAAGCAGCTTACGTGGAACACGAAGAGAACATGGCGATTCAAGAAGGTTTGATACGCCATGTAATCCGCACAGTTTTGACTAAATGCGACAAGGAGCTGGATATTCTGGAGCGTGATAAGGAGCAACTAAAAGCTGCTGACACACCTTTCAAGCGCATGACTCACTACGAAGCAATTGAATATTTACGTTCTAACGGTAGTGAGATAGACCACCAGAGCGATTTAGGCGCAGCCGATGAAGTAATGCTTACCGAAGGCTCAGCCGTTCCTATTTTCATTGAGAGATGGCCTAAAGTAATAAAAGCATTCTATATGCGGCGCGCTCCCGAAGATGAAAATCTGGTATTGGGAAGCGATTTGATCGCTCCGGAAGGCTTTGGTGAAATTATAGGCGGCAGTGAACGGGAAACAGATTATGAAGCCTTACTAAAGCGTATGAAAGAAGAGAAGATGGATTTGGAAGCTTATCAATGGTTTTTGGATTTGCGCAAATATGGCTCTGTTCCTCATAGTGGTTTTGGTATTGGCTTAGAACGTCTTGTAACATGGATGAGCGGCACCCATCACATTCGTGAAACCATACCGTTCCCAAGGATGATTTATCGCATCTATCCCTAA
- the recO gene encoding DNA repair protein RecO has product MRILGIVTGIFPFSESSQILKIISQDRAQISVIAKGWRKKQEPLLRFAEYEFNLYEPKEEGLYILKELSLLQNYAQYPSTSTWAAAEAGAELISKIIMASSDAPSYYELLRNYLGYLQTIDKNAILIFWRLFMRIFKLLGIDLNISKCSLCHTECVAFAYNAASDIVCESCYKETANKDNYHSLSQNAGKILSLLPFIGYHLQETELSFNDVEELNRFFFAYYYAHQKQTLKLKSLSVLGQFYY; this is encoded by the coding sequence ATGCGTATTCTAGGAATAGTGACAGGCATCTTTCCTTTTAGTGAAAGTAGCCAAATTCTAAAGATAATAAGCCAAGATAGAGCACAAATATCTGTTATTGCAAAAGGCTGGCGAAAAAAACAAGAACCACTTCTGCGTTTTGCCGAGTACGAGTTTAACCTCTACGAACCCAAAGAAGAAGGCTTATACATTCTAAAAGAGTTAAGTTTATTGCAAAACTACGCCCAATATCCCAGCACATCCACATGGGCTGCAGCAGAAGCAGGAGCAGAGTTGATTAGCAAGATAATAATGGCAAGCTCTGATGCTCCATCATATTATGAGCTTCTACGCAACTATCTTGGGTATCTGCAAACTATCGATAAGAATGCAATACTCATCTTTTGGCGTTTATTTATGCGCATCTTCAAGCTTTTGGGCATCGATTTAAACATATCTAAGTGCAGCCTATGCCATACTGAATGTGTGGCATTTGCCTACAATGCGGCCAGCGATATTGTATGTGAATCTTGTTATAAAGAAACCGCAAATAAAGATAATTATCATTCTCTCTCTCAAAACGCTGGAAAAATATTGAGCTTGCTTCCTTTTATAGGTTATCATCTGCAAGAGACTGAGCTTAGTTTTAATGATGTGGAAGAGCTAAACAGATTCTTTTTTGCCTATTACTATGCTCACCAAAAACAAACGCTCAAGCTTAAGAGCCTGAGCGTCTTGGGTCAATTCTATTATTAA